The Dehalococcoides mccartyi CG5 genome contains the following window.
ACGGCGGAAACAGGCGGTGTAGGCTACATAATGAATGGGCAACTGCTCTGCGGAGAGTATTTCATCACGGTGCAGATTGGTTAAGGGGGCTTCAGCGGTAGGCACCCACCAGTAGTCTTCCTCTGCGTCATGATAGAGATTGTCAGCAAATTTGGGCAGGTTGCCCGAAGCTACCAGACACTCTCTTTTTATCATATAGGGGGGGTAGATCTCGGTATAATCGTGTTTTCGGGTATGCAGGTCTAACATAAAGGCAATAAGGGCTCTTTGAAGGCGGGCACCCGCGCCTTTCAAGATATAGAAACGTGAACCCGAAAGTTTGATACCCCGGTCAAAGTCTATAATATCCAGGGCTTCACCCAGTTCCCAATGAGGTTTGGGAGTGAAACTGAAATTGCGTTTTTCTCCCCTGTAATAAAGGACTACATTTTCGCTTTCATCTTTGCCAACAGGCACAGACGGGTCAGGAATATTGGGTACTCTGAGCAATCGGTCAGTCAGCTTTTCATCTACCTGTGAAAGTTCGGACTCAAGTGTACTTATCTGCCCGCGTAAAACCCGCCCCTCTTCAATGGCGGTCTCATCCCTCTGTTTGGCCATTATTTTACGTTTGGCACGAAGGTTATCCAATTCCTGAGTGAGGTTACGGCGGCTGTTATCCAGTTCCAGTATTTCAGCAATGGGGGCATCGGTATTCCGGTCTGCCACTGCCTTGCGTACCAGTTCAGGATTTTCTCTTATAAATTTCAAATCAAGCATGAAAGTTCTCCTTCTGCCAGAGTAATCTAAATTATTCCTGTGTTTTAGTGTCTTCCCGGTCCTTCAGGGCAGGAAATAGAATAACCTCGCGGATAGAGTCATGGTTGGTAAAGAGCATCACCAGACGGTCAATACCCACACCCAGACCGCCGGTGGGCGGCATACCGTATGCCAGAGCGGCCAAAAAGTCTTCATCCACGCTTTCAGATTCGTCCGTGCGTAGCTGACTGCGTTTTTCAAGCTGTTCTTTAAAACGTGCCCTTTGCTCTACCGGGTCATTCAGTTCGGAAAAAGCGTTGGCTATTTCCATATTTGCGCAGATGGCCTCAAACCGCTCTGTCAGGCGGGGGTCTTCCGGTTTCTGTTTGGCAAGGGGAGACATGGCCACAGGGTGGTCAGTAAGGAAAGTGGGTTGAACAAGGTGGGGTTCTACAAATTCACCTACCAGCTCATCTACCAGTTTCCCCCAGTCTTTGGCGGGGTCTACTTTGAGTTTGCGGCGGGTCATTTCTGCTGCCAGTGTTTCTTTGGTGGGGAAATCAAAAAAGTCTATGCCGGCATATTGTTTTACAGCATCACGCATGGTCAGGCGGGGCCACGGGGGAGTAAAGTCCAGGGTAATATCTCCAAACGGCAGGGTGTATCCACCGCTAATCTCTTTGACCACGCTTGAAACCATTTCCTCAAGAAAATCCATAACGTCTTTATAGTTAGCGTAAGCCTGGTAGCTTTCCATCATGGTAAATTCGGGGTTATGCCTGGTGGAGATGCCTTCGTTACGGAAAATACGCCCAATTTCATACACCCTGTCAAAACCGCCCACTATCAGCCTTTTCAGGTGCAGTTCCAGAGCTATTCGCATATAAAAATCACAGTTCAAAGCCTGATGATGGGTAATAAACGGGCGTGCAAGTGCCCCGCCTGCCTCAGGCTGAAGAACAGGTGTTTCTACTTCCAGAAACC
Protein-coding sequences here:
- the lysS gene encoding lysine--tRNA ligase; its protein translation is MPEEYLNAQKMEKLERIKSRGINPYPSTFHPSHTSAQAVALLVEIETQENHLKEVLKLAGRIMNRRDMGKISFMDIRDGSGKMQIFFRQNDLDEASIELLKDLDLGDFIGVEGSLMRTRTGEPSLAATKVSMLSKSLLPLPEKWHGLQDVEKRYRQRYLDLISNADARQTFLTRSRVISVIRAFMNAKGFLEVETPVLQPEAGGALARPFITHHQALNCDFYMRIALELHLKRLIVGGFDRVYEIGRIFRNEGISTRHNPEFTMMESYQAYANYKDVMDFLEEMVSSVVKEISGGYTLPFGDITLDFTPPWPRLTMRDAVKQYAGIDFFDFPTKETLAAEMTRRKLKVDPAKDWGKLVDELVGEFVEPHLVQPTFLTDHPVAMSPLAKQKPEDPRLTERFEAICANMEIANAFSELNDPVEQRARFKEQLEKRSQLRTDESESVDEDFLAALAYGMPPTGGLGVGIDRLVMLFTNHDSIREVILFPALKDREDTKTQE
- the serS gene encoding serine--tRNA ligase — encoded protein: MLDLKFIRENPELVRKAVADRNTDAPIAEILELDNSRRNLTQELDNLRAKRKIMAKQRDETAIEEGRVLRGQISTLESELSQVDEKLTDRLLRVPNIPDPSVPVGKDESENVVLYYRGEKRNFSFTPKPHWELGEALDIIDFDRGIKLSGSRFYILKGAGARLQRALIAFMLDLHTRKHDYTEIYPPYMIKRECLVASGNLPKFADNLYHDAEEDYWWVPTAEAPLTNLHRDEILSAEQLPIHYVAYTACFRREKMSAGKDVRGIKRLHQFDKVELYKYCKPEDSFAELEKMVADAEEIADALKIPYRLKQLVTADISFGSAKSYDIEMYSPGVDEWLEVSSCSNCTDFQGRRANVRFRRTSEAKPEFVHTLNGSGLALPRVMISVIENYQQPDGSIVIPEVLRPFMGVDVIR